Proteins encoded by one window of Lactobacillus paragasseri:
- the mutL gene encoding DNA mismatch repair endonuclease MutL, with translation MSKIHELSPELTNQIAAGEVIERPASVVKELCENSLDAGSSRIRIDFIDAGLKQITVQDNGSGIAKDQLDLAFTRHATSKIATERDLFNISTLGFRGEALASIAAVSHVEVITSSDNLGGVRAIFVGSEKKLQEDAASPKGTKISVSDLFFNTPARLKYLRSERTEILKIVDIVNRLALGHPDVAFTLTNNGKILLKTNGRNDLRQDIANIYGRQLAEKMEVLKGTSPDFKITGLLSDPNTTRSNRNFISLLLNGRYIKNYRLTQAIIAGYGSKLRPRRYPIAVVNIELDPLLVDVNVHPTKQEVRLSKEQELERLLTTSISEALDQTSQINSGLNNLLTPKKSTNIDQLKFNLNKDVVDTVRPVEFIPQVEADKSAEVHETAASFVSLDKVRNDDKYVITASWDENVDKQVRLSPFDEEKDIQGKDDSLISSGDEILANNLPELIYLGQTKSYLVARHNEDLYLIDQIAAYRRLAYDQIFHDLNSENISQQGLLSPLILDFSNVDYLKLKENLNNLQELGIFLEDFGQNSLILRTYPIWLQPDVEKNVRMILDLYLNQNEQDFTKLKAQIAGEITMRQSTRRRNLNPVEAQELLKDLRNSSDPYQDFEGKIIIIQLSENDLNKMFKKDE, from the coding sequence ATGAGTAAGATTCATGAACTTTCACCTGAATTAACTAATCAAATTGCGGCTGGTGAAGTTATTGAACGACCAGCTAGTGTTGTTAAAGAATTATGTGAAAACTCCCTTGATGCTGGTAGTAGCCGGATTAGAATTGATTTTATTGATGCGGGCTTAAAGCAAATTACGGTTCAAGACAATGGAAGCGGAATTGCAAAAGATCAGCTTGACTTAGCTTTTACTCGTCATGCAACAAGTAAAATTGCAACTGAGCGAGATTTATTTAATATTTCTACTTTAGGATTTCGCGGAGAGGCCTTGGCTTCAATTGCCGCAGTTTCTCATGTTGAAGTAATAACTAGTAGCGATAATTTAGGCGGTGTTCGTGCAATTTTTGTAGGCAGCGAAAAGAAACTACAAGAAGATGCAGCTTCACCAAAGGGAACTAAGATTTCAGTTAGTGATTTATTTTTTAACACGCCAGCTCGGCTTAAGTATTTACGCTCTGAAAGAACGGAAATTCTAAAGATTGTCGATATTGTTAACCGACTTGCTTTAGGACATCCTGATGTTGCTTTTACTCTCACTAATAACGGTAAGATCTTACTAAAAACCAATGGACGTAATGATTTAAGACAAGATATTGCGAATATCTATGGCCGTCAGCTTGCGGAAAAGATGGAGGTTCTTAAGGGCACTAGTCCTGATTTTAAGATTACTGGCTTACTTTCTGATCCTAATACAACTCGTTCAAATCGAAACTTTATTTCTTTATTATTAAATGGCCGCTATATAAAAAATTATCGTCTGACTCAGGCAATTATAGCTGGTTATGGCAGTAAGTTAAGGCCGCGCCGTTATCCAATTGCTGTTGTCAACATTGAACTTGATCCACTTTTAGTTGATGTTAATGTCCATCCAACTAAACAAGAAGTGCGCTTGTCAAAGGAGCAGGAATTAGAGCGTTTATTAACTACAAGTATTTCAGAAGCCTTAGATCAGACCAGTCAGATCAATTCAGGTTTGAATAATCTATTAACTCCTAAAAAGTCGACAAATATTGACCAATTAAAATTTAACTTAAATAAAGATGTGGTTGATACTGTTCGTCCAGTGGAGTTTATTCCGCAAGTGGAAGCTGATAAAAGTGCTGAAGTTCATGAAACAGCAGCGAGTTTTGTCAGTTTAGATAAGGTTCGCAATGACGATAAATATGTGATTACTGCAAGCTGGGATGAAAATGTGGATAAACAGGTGCGGCTAAGTCCATTTGATGAAGAAAAAGATATTCAAGGAAAAGATGATAGTCTTATTTCTTCAGGGGATGAAATTTTAGCTAACAATTTACCCGAATTAATTTATTTAGGTCAGACTAAGTCATATTTAGTTGCGCGCCATAATGAAGACTTATACTTAATTGATCAAATAGCAGCTTATCGGCGTTTAGCCTATGATCAAATTTTTCATGATTTAAATAGTGAAAATATTTCTCAGCAGGGTTTACTTAGTCCTTTGATTTTAGATTTTAGTAATGTTGACTATTTGAAACTAAAAGAAAATCTTAATAATCTACAAGAATTAGGGATATTTTTAGAGGATTTTGGTCAAAATAGCCTGATCTTAAGAACTTATCCGATCTGGCTCCAACCTGATGTAGAAAAAAATGTGCGCATGATTTTAGATTTATATTTAAATCAAAATGAACAAGATTTTACCAAGCTTAAAGCACAAATTGCTGGCGAAATAACAATGCGCCAAAGTACTAGAAGAAGAAATTTAAATCCAGTTGAAGCACAAGAACTATTGAAAGACTTGAGAAATAGTAGTGATCCTTATCAAGATTTTGAAGGAAAAATCATTATTATTCAATTAAGTGAGAATGATCTCAATAAGATGTTTAAAAAAGATGAGTAG
- the ruvA gene encoding Holliday junction branch migration protein RuvA produces MFEYLKGIVAKIDPAYVVLDVNGIGYKILCPTPYSYQENQPATIYVEQVVRDTGITLYGFLSLEDKELFLKLLSVSGIGPKSAVAIMAAEDTDSLASAIQNGEVKYLTRFPGVGKKTASQIVLDLKGKLGDYVKKSTVAADLSPSLQDAVLALVALGYTQKEVDRITPKLAKLPENTADGYIKEALALLLKK; encoded by the coding sequence ATGTTTGAATATCTCAAAGGAATAGTAGCAAAAATTGATCCAGCTTATGTAGTATTAGATGTAAATGGCATTGGGTATAAGATTCTTTGTCCCACTCCTTATAGCTATCAAGAGAATCAGCCAGCAACTATTTATGTTGAACAAGTTGTTAGAGATACAGGAATTACCTTGTATGGCTTTTTATCTTTAGAAGACAAAGAATTATTTTTAAAATTATTAAGCGTTTCAGGAATTGGACCAAAATCGGCCGTAGCGATTATGGCAGCTGAGGATACGGATTCGTTAGCCAGTGCAATTCAAAATGGAGAGGTAAAATATTTAACTCGTTTTCCAGGAGTCGGAAAGAAGACTGCTTCTCAGATTGTCTTAGACTTAAAAGGAAAGTTAGGCGACTATGTGAAGAAATCAACAGTTGCTGCCGATCTTTCGCCGAGCCTGCAAGACGCTGTGCTTGCCTTGGTAGCACTTGGTTATACTCAAAAGGAAGTTGATCGAATTACTCCAAAATTAGCCAAGTTACCTGAAAATACTGCCGATGGCTATATTAAAGAAGCGTTGGCTTTACTACTTAAGAAGTAA
- the ruvB gene encoding Holliday junction branch migration DNA helicase RuvB, giving the protein MKDVNDEERIIGAESSEEDETIELSLRPQLLAQYIGQDKVKSEMKIYIKAAKKRDEALDHVLLYGPPGLGKTTLAFVIANEMGVHLKSTSGPAIEKAGDLVALLSELNPGDVLFIDEIHRLAKPVEEVLYSAMEDFYIDIVVGEGQTTHAVHVPLPPFTLIGATTRAGQLSAPLRDRFGIIEHMQYYSVDDLEKIIQRSSVVFNTKIDPEAAIELARRSRGTPRVANRLLKRVRDFAEVKGEEAISLATTKHSLHLLEVDDEGLDQTDRKLLRMMIENYGGGPVGIKTIAANVGEDTDTIEEVYEPYLLQKGFITRTPRGRSVTQKAYLQLGYPPKKAE; this is encoded by the coding sequence GTGAAAGATGTGAATGATGAAGAACGAATTATAGGCGCTGAAAGTAGCGAAGAAGATGAAACGATCGAATTGTCTTTGCGTCCGCAACTACTTGCTCAATATATTGGACAAGATAAAGTAAAGAGCGAGATGAAAATCTATATTAAAGCTGCTAAAAAGCGAGACGAAGCCTTAGACCATGTTTTGTTATACGGACCTCCTGGTTTAGGTAAAACTACTTTGGCATTTGTAATTGCTAATGAAATGGGTGTTCACTTAAAGAGTACCTCGGGCCCAGCAATTGAAAAAGCGGGAGATTTGGTGGCTCTGCTTTCAGAATTAAATCCAGGGGATGTCTTATTTATTGATGAGATTCACCGCTTAGCAAAGCCAGTCGAAGAAGTCTTATATTCAGCAATGGAAGATTTTTATATTGATATTGTGGTCGGAGAAGGGCAAACAACTCATGCAGTGCACGTGCCACTTCCTCCTTTTACTTTGATTGGAGCAACTACCAGGGCTGGTCAATTATCTGCGCCGCTAAGAGATCGGTTTGGAATTATTGAACACATGCAGTACTATTCTGTTGATGATCTAGAAAAAATTATTCAAAGATCAAGCGTAGTTTTTAACACTAAGATTGATCCAGAAGCAGCAATTGAATTAGCGCGACGTTCTCGTGGAACGCCACGTGTTGCTAACCGTTTACTTAAGCGGGTTCGCGATTTTGCGGAAGTAAAGGGAGAAGAAGCTATTTCTTTAGCAACTACTAAGCACTCACTTCATTTGCTAGAAGTTGATGATGAAGGATTAGATCAAACTGATAGAAAACTTTTAAGAATGATGATTGAAAATTATGGTGGTGGTCCTGTTGGAATTAAAACCATTGCAGCTAATGTTGGTGAAGACACGGATACAATTGAGGAAGTTTATGAACCATATTTACTTCAAAAAGGATTCATTACTCGAACTCCTAGGGGAAGAAGCGTTACGCAAAAAGCTTATTTACAATTAGGATATCCACCAAAAAAAGCAGAGTAA
- the yajC gene encoding preprotein translocase subunit YajC yields MRCNTLNTFFLAQSAAGMNNMFMIIAMIAIFVFFYFSMIKPQKKQQQERMKMMSELKKGDQVIMVDGLHGKVDSINDADKTVVIDADGIFLTFERMAIRRVLPTAAAPAKDVEANEAKEEKVETEEKPTESSKTEETTSNKADNTNSEDK; encoded by the coding sequence ATGAGGTGTAATACTTTGAATACATTTTTCTTAGCACAAAGTGCTGCTGGTATGAATAACATGTTCATGATTATTGCAATGATTGCAATTTTTGTCTTCTTCTACTTTTCAATGATTAAGCCACAAAAGAAGCAACAACAAGAACGGATGAAGATGATGTCTGAACTTAAGAAGGGCGATCAAGTAATTATGGTTGATGGTCTTCACGGTAAAGTTGATTCAATCAATGACGCAGATAAGACTGTTGTGATTGATGCCGATGGAATCTTCTTAACATTTGAAAGAATGGCTATTCGTCGCGTTCTTCCAACTGCTGCCGCTCCAGCAAAAGATGTTGAAGCTAATGAAGCAAAAGAAGAAAAGGTTGAAACAGAAGAAAAGCCTACTGAAAGTAGTAAAACAGAAGAAACAACTTCTAATAAAGCTGATAATACTAATTCTGAAGATAAATAA
- the zwf gene encoding glucose-6-phosphate dehydrogenase, with amino-acid sequence MENIPVVMIIFGGSGDLAHRKLYPALFNLYQKGLIHDHFAVIGTARRPWSHEYLQEQVVAAIKESNNSFDEKDAKEFASHFYYQSHDVTDVDHYIALKELATKLDKKYHAEGNRIFYMAMAPRFFGTIATHINDQKLVGSGFNRLVIEKPFGHDLASAEKLNQEIGESFAEDSVYRIDHYLGKEMVQNIMPLRMTNPIVNNIWCKKYIANMQVTLAESLGVGTRGGYYETSGALRDMVQNHIFQIITLLAMPEPKALDSDHIHEAKQELLDSLVIPTPEMVKKHFSRGQYLASDDEVEYLKADQVAPDSKVETFVAGEVNFKKGPVAGVPIYFRTGKKMKDKVSRIDIVLHHMNNLYGNAHSNNISIIIDPRSEIFFTINGKKITTEGLRRENLSYKFSKEEMDQVPDGYERLLHDVFVADRTNFTHWSELKQYWKFVDAVEAAWQDENKDIKQLEQYPSGEFGTESSNHIFEKDTEHWIYR; translated from the coding sequence ATGGAAAATATTCCAGTTGTCATGATTATTTTTGGTGGCTCGGGTGATTTAGCTCATAGAAAGCTTTATCCAGCCTTATTTAACTTATATCAGAAGGGATTAATTCATGATCATTTTGCCGTAATTGGTACAGCTAGAAGACCATGGAGTCATGAATACTTACAAGAACAAGTTGTTGCAGCAATTAAAGAAAGCAACAATAGCTTTGATGAGAAAGATGCAAAAGAATTTGCTTCGCATTTTTATTACCAGTCACATGATGTAACTGATGTTGATCACTACATTGCTCTTAAAGAATTAGCTACAAAGCTTGATAAGAAATATCATGCAGAAGGCAACCGTATTTTCTACATGGCAATGGCACCAAGATTTTTTGGCACAATTGCAACTCATATTAATGATCAAAAGCTAGTTGGTAGTGGTTTTAACCGCTTGGTAATTGAAAAGCCGTTTGGTCATGACCTAGCTTCTGCTGAAAAATTAAATCAAGAAATTGGAGAAAGTTTTGCTGAAGATTCGGTATATCGAATTGACCACTATCTCGGTAAAGAGATGGTTCAAAATATTATGCCGCTTAGAATGACTAATCCAATTGTTAATAATATTTGGTGCAAGAAGTACATTGCTAATATGCAAGTCACTCTTGCTGAAAGCTTAGGCGTTGGTACTCGTGGTGGATATTATGAAACTTCTGGTGCTTTACGCGATATGGTTCAAAACCATATTTTTCAAATTATTACTCTCTTAGCAATGCCAGAACCTAAAGCCTTAGATTCAGATCATATTCATGAAGCAAAGCAAGAACTACTTGATAGCTTGGTTATTCCAACTCCAGAAATGGTAAAGAAGCATTTCTCACGTGGTCAATATTTAGCAAGCGACGATGAAGTAGAGTACTTAAAGGCTGACCAAGTTGCTCCTGATTCTAAAGTAGAGACATTTGTTGCTGGTGAAGTTAACTTCAAAAAGGGTCCTGTAGCTGGTGTTCCAATCTACTTTAGAACTGGTAAGAAGATGAAGGATAAAGTTTCTAGAATTGATATTGTGCTCCACCACATGAATAATTTGTACGGCAATGCACATTCAAATAATATTTCAATTATTATTGATCCAAGAAGCGAGATTTTCTTTACAATTAATGGAAAGAAGATTACTACTGAGGGCTTAAGAAGAGAAAATCTTAGCTATAAGTTTTCTAAAGAAGAAATGGATCAAGTTCCAGATGGCTATGAAAGATTACTTCATGATGTCTTTGTAGCTGATCGTACTAACTTTACGCACTGGTCTGAATTAAAGCAATACTGGAAGTTTGTTGATGCAGTTGAAGCTGCATGGCAAGATGAAAACAAAGATATTAAGCAACTTGAGCAATATCCAAGTGGTGAATTTGGTACTGAATCAAGTAACCATATTTTTGAAAAAGATACTGAGCATTGGATTTACCGTTAA
- the dinB gene encoding DNA polymerase IV, translating into MDLLPKNNIKRKIIHLDMDAFYASVEIRDNPALKNKAVLIGGDPKKNRGHGVVATANYLARQYGAHSAMPTAKAVRLIPAEKLVIIQPHFEKYRAVSAEIHRLMHEMTDRVESVSLDEAYLDVTENKLHLDDPVRIATILQEQIYQKVGLTSSFGVSYNKFLAKMGSEYAKPFGRTVIKPETALDFLAKQKIEKFPGIGPKTQERLAEMGVYTGADLIKIPTDVLIKKFNRMGYLIAQHAHGIDLREVVTDSERNRKSIGIERTFNQSLFDENEALTKLRAYSGELENKLKKRHFLANCVVLKIRDVNFKTITKRKKLKQGTNDKIVIYDTGRVLFETEKGMLATGVRLLGLTVTDFEEHPVENLSLDIFENK; encoded by the coding sequence ATGGACTTACTGCCTAAAAATAATATTAAGCGTAAAATTATTCATCTGGATATGGATGCTTTTTATGCCTCAGTAGAGATTCGAGATAATCCTGCTTTAAAAAATAAAGCTGTTTTAATTGGCGGCGATCCTAAAAAAAATAGGGGACACGGGGTTGTGGCAACTGCTAATTATTTGGCCCGTCAATATGGTGCGCATTCAGCCATGCCAACTGCTAAGGCAGTTAGGTTAATTCCAGCAGAAAAACTTGTAATTATTCAACCACATTTTGAAAAGTATCGAGCTGTTTCAGCTGAAATTCACCGTTTAATGCATGAGATGACTGATCGAGTAGAATCAGTTTCTTTAGATGAAGCATACTTAGATGTAACGGAGAATAAGCTTCACTTAGATGATCCTGTTCGAATTGCAACTATCCTTCAAGAGCAAATTTATCAAAAGGTTGGATTGACAAGTTCATTTGGCGTTTCTTACAACAAGTTTTTAGCTAAAATGGGGTCGGAATATGCTAAACCCTTTGGTAGAACTGTAATTAAGCCTGAAACTGCACTTGATTTTTTAGCAAAGCAAAAAATCGAAAAGTTTCCCGGCATTGGACCTAAAACGCAAGAAAGATTAGCAGAGATGGGAGTCTACACCGGAGCTGACCTAATAAAAATTCCAACAGATGTGTTGATCAAAAAATTTAATCGTATGGGCTATTTGATTGCCCAACATGCACATGGTATTGACTTGAGAGAGGTAGTTACTGATTCAGAAAGAAATCGAAAGTCGATTGGGATTGAGCGAACTTTTAATCAAAGTTTATTTGATGAAAATGAAGCTTTAACTAAACTGCGAGCTTATAGCGGTGAACTTGAAAATAAGTTAAAAAAACGACATTTTCTTGCAAATTGTGTTGTTTTAAAGATTCGCGATGTTAATTTTAAGACAATTACTAAGAGAAAGAAGCTAAAACAAGGCACTAATGATAAAATTGTTATTTACGACACTGGTCGTGTCTTGTTTGAAACAGAAAAAGGGATGCTCGCAACTGGAGTACGTCTGTTAGGACTTACTGTAACCGATTTTGAAGAACATCCAGTTGAGAACTTATCGTTAGATATTTTTGAAAACAAGTAA
- a CDS encoding DHH family phosphoesterase — MATFDEIYEKIKEYPTIILHRHTSPDPDAIGSQAGLARSLRLAFPDKKILCAGENDEGDLIWINKMDEVTPEDYQGALVITTDTANTPRISNKNYDKGDLLIKIDHHPDVDPYADMSYVDPDAPAASEIVFDFLKAENLPVTKEVAAALYAGIVGDTGRFMYPETSAHTFDVAAELTKTGINITDIAREIADVTFDEAKLQALAMDKMEINPVGAAYTILMQDDLKKMGLTDDQANVAVSTPGRIKDVLAWNVFVEKPDGTFRVHYRSKGPVINHLAENHDGGGHALASGANAKDMDEVKQVFDEVVEVTKKYNEEHGTNK; from the coding sequence ATGGCAACTTTTGATGAAATTTATGAAAAGATAAAAGAATACCCAACAATTATTTTGCACCGTCACACTAGTCCTGACCCAGATGCAATTGGCTCTCAAGCTGGTTTAGCAAGATCATTGAGATTAGCTTTTCCAGATAAAAAGATTCTTTGTGCTGGTGAAAATGATGAAGGTGACTTGATCTGGATTAATAAAATGGATGAAGTAACACCTGAAGATTATCAAGGAGCTTTAGTAATTACTACTGATACTGCAAATACTCCACGTATCTCTAATAAGAATTACGATAAGGGAGATCTTTTAATTAAGATTGACCACCACCCAGATGTAGATCCATATGCAGATATGAGCTATGTAGATCCAGACGCACCAGCTGCTTCAGAAATTGTCTTTGACTTTTTGAAAGCAGAGAACTTACCAGTTACTAAGGAAGTTGCGGCAGCTTTATATGCAGGTATTGTCGGCGATACAGGTAGATTTATGTATCCTGAAACTTCAGCGCACACTTTTGACGTTGCAGCCGAATTAACTAAGACAGGAATTAACATTACTGATATTGCTAGAGAAATTGCAGATGTTACTTTTGATGAAGCCAAGTTGCAAGCTTTAGCAATGGATAAGATGGAAATTAACCCAGTTGGAGCAGCTTACACAATTTTGATGCAAGACGATTTAAAGAAGATGGGATTAACTGACGATCAAGCAAATGTTGCTGTTTCAACTCCAGGTCGAATTAAGGACGTTTTAGCTTGGAATGTATTTGTTGAAAAACCAGACGGTACTTTCCGCGTTCATTATCGTTCAAAGGGTCCTGTAATTAATCATTTAGCTGAAAACCATGATGGTGGTGGCCATGCATTAGCATCTGGTGCCAATGCCAAGGATATGGATGAAGTAAAACAAGTCTTTGACGAAGTAGTAGAAGTAACAAAGAAGTACAATGAAGAACATGGCACAAACAAATAG
- a CDS encoding DEAD/DEAH box helicase: protein MAQTNSIFQSEKIRPELRTGLEKINFSKPTKVQAAVIPALLNNKNVVVQAATGSGKTHAYLLPLLNMIDENAPVTQAVVTAPSRELANQLYKVARQLRDASGLNISIEYLGGGNDRNRQIEKAENRAPQLIIATPGRLHDFASKKVINLDNVKAFIIDEADMTLDMGFLGQMDEIISKLDKKVILGAFSATIPVKLENFLRKYMSKPDFIVIDNPAIIAPTIQNDLIDVGSRDKKEILYKLLTMGQPYLALVFANTKKTVDELTDYLEEQGLKVAKIHGGITERERKRIIRQVREGQYQYVVASDLAARGIDVPGVSLVVNYEIPKDLEFVIHRIGRTGRNGLKGHAITLIYDEEMPQIEDLEKLGIHFDFKEIKNGELVERTHYHRRDNRQARSHKLDNRMIGMVKKTKKKVKPGYKKKIKQAIQKDRQQKRKIEERHQIRKAKRRRKREREQARENFDN, encoded by the coding sequence ATGGCACAAACAAATAGTATATTTCAAAGTGAAAAGATTAGACCAGAATTACGAACTGGTCTAGAAAAAATTAACTTTAGTAAACCCACTAAGGTTCAAGCTGCAGTTATTCCGGCTCTTTTAAATAATAAAAACGTCGTAGTTCAAGCAGCTACTGGTTCAGGTAAGACTCATGCCTACCTGCTTCCACTTTTGAACATGATTGATGAAAATGCCCCAGTAACGCAAGCTGTAGTAACCGCGCCTAGTCGTGAATTAGCAAATCAATTGTATAAAGTAGCGCGTCAATTAAGGGATGCGAGTGGTCTAAATATTTCAATTGAATATTTAGGTGGTGGCAATGACCGGAATCGCCAAATTGAAAAAGCTGAAAATAGGGCTCCACAATTAATTATTGCTACTCCTGGTCGTTTACATGACTTTGCATCAAAGAAAGTTATTAATTTAGATAACGTCAAAGCCTTTATCATTGATGAAGCAGACATGACACTTGATATGGGCTTTTTAGGGCAAATGGATGAGATTATCTCTAAGTTAGATAAAAAAGTCATTTTAGGTGCTTTTTCAGCAACTATCCCAGTTAAGCTAGAAAATTTCTTAAGGAAGTATATGTCAAAACCAGACTTTATCGTTATTGATAATCCGGCAATTATTGCTCCAACAATTCAAAATGACTTAATTGATGTTGGTTCAAGAGATAAAAAAGAAATTTTATATAAGCTCTTAACAATGGGACAACCATATTTGGCCTTAGTTTTTGCTAATACTAAAAAGACTGTTGATGAATTAACTGATTATCTTGAAGAGCAAGGACTTAAGGTGGCTAAGATCCATGGCGGAATTACTGAACGTGAGCGCAAGCGTATAATTCGCCAAGTTAGAGAAGGTCAGTACCAGTATGTTGTAGCTAGCGATTTAGCTGCTAGAGGAATTGACGTACCTGGCGTTAGTTTAGTGGTTAACTATGAGATTCCTAAGGATCTTGAATTTGTTATTCACCGAATTGGTAGAACTGGTCGAAATGGCCTTAAAGGTCACGCAATTACCTTGATCTATGATGAGGAAATGCCACAAATTGAAGACTTAGAAAAATTAGGTATTCACTTTGACTTTAAAGAAATTAAAAATGGTGAATTAGTTGAAAGAACACACTACCATCGTCGTGACAATCGTCAAGCTCGCAGTCACAAGCTTGATAATCGCATGATTGGAATGGTTAAGAAGACTAAGAAAAAAGTAAAGCCCGGTTATAAGAAGAAAATTAAGCAAGCCATTCAAAAAGACCGCCAGCAAAAGCGTAAAATCGAAGAGCGTCATCAAATTAGAAAAGCTAAACGTAGACGTAAGCGTGAGCGCGAACAAGCACGCGAAAATTTTGACAACTAG